The following are encoded together in the Gouania willdenowi chromosome 14, fGouWil2.1, whole genome shotgun sequence genome:
- the slbp2 gene encoding stem-loop binding protein 2 isoform X2, whose protein sequence is MSTNGAEMEAHSPMHFSSLCLSPWSCVCAKGWTAVWNGHTEPVYEADAGFSAPEPWLLPGCSSVYDSLVSNVSPIPSPAASRGRERTSSSKPRRPSILERCILKVSTSSVAVGTDDSDYKRAGLNRYHPRLPDPHNIETNTAVLKRRQKQIQYGKNTSGYQNFLQQVPKHLRDPKLHPSTPNKYRKYSRRSWDTQVRLWRRALHLWDPPSSTQPDSPETLDPVDQLQSQLAKMTSDLCEDVGVEQREKEPLVSLKASSAPPSAASSAAWSTPKALVDVSSRPPGAPPGLCSPALKTHLVGMDGHNTDWLRLLLETDDFHDFGSDDQQVPVFSEQLLWNPY, encoded by the exons TCTGTGTCTCAGTCCGTGGTCGTGCGTCTGTGCCAAAGGTTGGACGGCCGTGTGGAACGGACACACTGAACCAGTTTATGAAGCAGACGCTGGCTTCTCCGCCCCAGAGCCGTGGCTCCTCCCCGGGTGCAGCTCCGTGTATGACAGCCTGGTCAG TAACGTCTCTCCGATCCCGTCACCCGCTGCGAGCCGAGGACGAGAGCGGACATCCAGCAGCAAACCACGCAG GCCATCCATCCTGGAGAGGTGCATCCTCAAAGTGTCTACGAGCAGTGTTGCCGTGGGAACAGATGACTCAGACTATAAAAG GGCTGGTCTAAATCGGTACCATCCCCGTTTACCCGACCCACACAACATCGAGACCAACACGGCAGTTCTGAAGCGACGGCAGAAACAGATTCAGTATGGGAAGAACACCAGTGGATACCAGAACTTCCTCCAACAAGTTCCCAA ACACCTCCGTGACCCGAAGCTTCACCCGTCGACGCCCAACAAGTACAGGAAGTACAGCCGGCGCTCCTGGGACACGCAGGTTCGTCTGTGGCGGCGGGCACTGCACCTTTGGGACCCTCCGTCCAGCACCCAGCCCGACTCCCCAGAGACCCTGGACCCTGTAGACCAACT GCAAAGCCAGCTGGCGAagatgacctctgacctctgtgaGGATGTAGGAgtagagcagagagagaaggagccTCTGGTGTCGCTGAAGGCCTCCTCTGCCCCTCCATCAGCAGCTTCATCAGCAGCCTGGAGCACCCCCAAAGCCCTG GTCGACGTGAGCAGTCGACCTCCTGGTGCTCCTCCTGGTCTCTGTAGCCCCGCCCTGAAGACTCACTTGGTGGGCATGGACGGACACAACACCGActggctccgcctcctcctGGAGACAGACGACTTTCATG ATTTTGGCTCTGATGACCAGCAGGTTCCTGTGTTCTCTGAGCAGCTCCTGTGGAACCCGTACTGA
- the slbp2 gene encoding stem-loop binding protein 2 isoform X1 has translation MSTNGAEMEAHSPMHFSSLCLSPWSCVCAKGWTAVWNGHTEPVYEADAGFSAPEPWLLPGCSSVYDSLVSNVSPIPSPAASRGRERTSSSKPRRPSILERCILKVSTSSVAVGTDDSDYKRAGLNRYHPRLPDPHNIETNTAVLKRRQKQIQYGKNTSGYQNFLQQVPKHLRDPKLHPSTPNKYRKYSRRSWDTQVRLWRRALHLWDPPSSTQPDSPETLDPVDQLCRQSQLAKMTSDLCEDVGVEQREKEPLVSLKASSAPPSAASSAAWSTPKALVDVSSRPPGAPPGLCSPALKTHLVGMDGHNTDWLRLLLETDDFHDFGSDDQQVPVFSEQLLWNPY, from the exons TCTGTGTCTCAGTCCGTGGTCGTGCGTCTGTGCCAAAGGTTGGACGGCCGTGTGGAACGGACACACTGAACCAGTTTATGAAGCAGACGCTGGCTTCTCCGCCCCAGAGCCGTGGCTCCTCCCCGGGTGCAGCTCCGTGTATGACAGCCTGGTCAG TAACGTCTCTCCGATCCCGTCACCCGCTGCGAGCCGAGGACGAGAGCGGACATCCAGCAGCAAACCACGCAG GCCATCCATCCTGGAGAGGTGCATCCTCAAAGTGTCTACGAGCAGTGTTGCCGTGGGAACAGATGACTCAGACTATAAAAG GGCTGGTCTAAATCGGTACCATCCCCGTTTACCCGACCCACACAACATCGAGACCAACACGGCAGTTCTGAAGCGACGGCAGAAACAGATTCAGTATGGGAAGAACACCAGTGGATACCAGAACTTCCTCCAACAAGTTCCCAA ACACCTCCGTGACCCGAAGCTTCACCCGTCGACGCCCAACAAGTACAGGAAGTACAGCCGGCGCTCCTGGGACACGCAGGTTCGTCTGTGGCGGCGGGCACTGCACCTTTGGGACCCTCCGTCCAGCACCCAGCCCGACTCCCCAGAGACCCTGGACCCTGTAGACCAACT TTGCAGGCAAAGCCAGCTGGCGAagatgacctctgacctctgtgaGGATGTAGGAgtagagcagagagagaaggagccTCTGGTGTCGCTGAAGGCCTCCTCTGCCCCTCCATCAGCAGCTTCATCAGCAGCCTGGAGCACCCCCAAAGCCCTG GTCGACGTGAGCAGTCGACCTCCTGGTGCTCCTCCTGGTCTCTGTAGCCCCGCCCTGAAGACTCACTTGGTGGGCATGGACGGACACAACACCGActggctccgcctcctcctGGAGACAGACGACTTTCATG ATTTTGGCTCTGATGACCAGCAGGTTCCTGTGTTCTCTGAGCAGCTCCTGTGGAACCCGTACTGA